The Vibrio sp. NTOU-M3 genomic sequence AAGAAAGTGTGGCCACATTACGGCAACATGAATGACATGGGCCTTATCGGTGATTCAATTCCGATGAAACGTCTACGTGATCAAATTAAACGTATTGGGCCAACAGACGTTAGCATCCTCATTTATGGTGAAAGTGGCACGGGTAAAGAAACGGTTGCACGCGCTGTACATAAAACATCTGCACGTGCTCAGAAAGAATTCATTTCTGTCAACTGTCGTGCAATGTCGGAGCGTCGTTTAGAGTGTGATTTGTTCGGTATTAACCGTGAAGACGATACGCAAGTATCCATTCTGGAGCGTGCAGACGGTGGTACCATACTACTCAACGATATTTTGACACTGCCTAAGTCTCAGCAACTTAATCTATTACGTTTCCTTCAAGAGGGTACGGTAGAAACGGTAAACGGCCGTAAAGAAGTTGATGTACGGATCCTAGCGGCAAACTCTGCCGATATTGAAAAAGCCCTAATTGATGGTGATTTCAATGAAGAGCTTTATCACTACATTAACGTTTTGCGTATTAATGTGCCTAGCTTGAAAGAGCGTGCGGGTGATATTGCTATTCTAGCTCGTCACTTCCTGCAAGAATATTCTAAAGAGTACAACGCACAAGCTCGCAGTTTTACTGAAGAAGCAACACGTGCTCTGACTCGTTATCATTGGCCAGGAAACGTTCGTGAGCTCATGAACCAGATCAAGCGTGTCGTGCTGATGTCTGATACTGTGATGCTTGATGAGCCACATCTTGATTTGCCAAAACGCAGTGATGGCAAGCGCAGCCTTAAGAGTATCCGTGAGCGCAGTGAGCGAGATGCATTGCTATTAGTTCTTGAATCGCATTCTGGCCAAGTGTCGATGGCGGCAAAAGAATTGGGTGTTTCCCGTGCAACGATGTATCGTTTGTTGAACAAGCACAACTTGATCTCTGATAACGCGATATAATTTGCTGTATTTAATCGAAAAAAAAGCCACGCAATCCATTGCGTGGCTTTTTGTTTTGGAGCAAAGTGTCGCTGATTAAATATTTCGCTATAGAATATCTTATAATTTTCTGTTTGCTTTTATGGTTTTTGGTTTATTTATTTGTTTTAGAAATATTTGTTAACAATGGGTTGAATTATTAACCCGTTTGAATAGAATTTAACCGTGAGCAACAGCTCCACACAACACATCCCATTAGGATTAATTAACTGCTTAGGAGGCGCACAATGAATCATTTCACTTTCATTCAAACTGTTTGCGTCTCTATCGATCCCGCGAAATCTACAGCCAAGGATTTTAATGGCTGCATGATGAGCGCTGCTCGAAAACAGACCACCAAGCAAATTAATTAGTCCGCACCTCTTAATTTTTAATAGGCTGCGGAAAAGGCAGCATATTAAAAATATCGGACACCTTTTTGCCTTTATGCTGAACTTTTCCCAGTCTCAATGTAACTGGAGAAATACCATGCGTCATTCTGTATATTTAACACTTGCCACTATGCTGGTTAAAGCCGACTTACGTCGTGAAGAGAGAGAATGGAAACGAAAAGTACGCCGCAGTGCACATGATTTGCCTTGGTACAACGCGCACCTATTACGTGACATCGGGTTAGAGCAAGATGGTCGTACAATTGGACACTCTGAACCTGATGCTGTGAAAGCGGAACGTCGTATTCGTCACCTTCGTCGAGTGTTAAGTGCGCGAATAATAACGTAATCAAAAGGGCTAGTGATGCGTCGCTAGCCCTTCACTATTTATGGGCAAGGGTTGGAGTATGTGGTTCCAATTTCTTGTATGCCAGTCAATAACTCATCACTTAGTGTCACATCAATACTTTCTATGTTCATTTTGAGCTGCTCAAGGTTCGTCGCTCCAATAATATTTGCAGCAACAAATGGTCGTTTGTTGACGAAAGCCAATGCCATTTGAGCAGGATCTATCCCGTGTTCTCGTGCCAATTGAACATAAGCTTCTGTTGCTTTTATTCCTTGTGGTGTGAAGTAGCGAGCAAAGCGTTCCCACCTCGTACAGCGTGCCCCTTCAGGCTTTGCACCGTGAAGATATTTTCCGCTTAAGCAACCGAAGGCGAGGGGAGAGTAGGCAAGAAGCTGAACGCCCTCATAGTGACTTATTTCAGATAAACCGACTTCAAAACTTCGGTTAAGTAGATTGTAGGGATTTTGAATCGAAACGATCCGAGGTAACTCATGCTTCTCTGCTAATCGAAGTAACGTCATGACTCCCCAAGGGGTTTCGTTTGAAACACCAATGTAACGAATCTTTCCTGCTCTGACTAACTCAGCGAGAGCTTCAAGTGTTTCGATCAGCGTTACTTCTTCCTGTGTACTTGGATAAGAATAGTTAAGTTGACCAAAACAGTTGGTTTCCCTTTGTGGCCAATGTAACTGATAGAGATCGATATAGTCAGTCTTTAGACGTTTTAAGCTGTCATCGAGTGCTAGGTGAATATTGCGTCGATCTAAGCTCATATTGTCGCGAATGTAAGGAAGGTTACGTGGTCCTGCGACTTTTGTTGCGAGTACCACTTTTTCTCGCTTACCCGATTTTTCAAGCCAGCGGCCAAGATAGCTTTCCGTTGATCCTTGAGTTTTTGCTTTTGGAGGTACTGGATACATTTCGGCAGTATCAATGAAGTTCACACCGTGATCGACGGCGTAATCGAGCTGATTAAAGGCGTCTTGTTGATCGTTTTGTTCACCATAAGTCATCGTTCCTAGGCAGATCTTGCTGACTTCAAGGCTGGAATGCGGCAATTTAGTGTATTGCATTGAGTTTCCTTCTCTGACGTTTTAATGATCTCACTATATGTGATGTCAGTATCATAGAAAAGAACCCGTTATTTCGGCTTCTCGCAAATTATCCTTGTTTAACTACACTTTTGTGATGGAGGTAAGTTATGCAAAAGACTCAATTAAATAAATGGATTCATGGTCATCATAAGGACTCTTATCAACCACCGAAAGTTTTTATCATTGGTTGTTCAGATCTGCAGCAGTATTTGGTTGCGGTGGAGTACAAGCACAAGTTGGAGCCAGTAAAAGTTGATGATGAACCTTTGCATTTTGACTCATTGGAGTTAGTGAAAGAAGAATTGATCAAGCTGGGAGTGGAAAAAGCTTACTTACGTTTACACAATACCTATGATGAATTTGGTAACCAAGAGCTCGATGGCTACAGCGATGAAGAGATCCCTTTGATAACCCATTAGACAAAGTACTTTTCGAGAATGTGAGAGGTAAATTGTGTTCTCAAATAAAAGCCGCGGGGCAGGGTTTTTATGGGCTTACCGCTAGCGCCGTACGCCTCTGTTTTGACTCTACTGTTGGCAGCTTTTGGCCTTAATTGTAGTACTTCGCCATGACGAGCGCAGATCTGCTCTACTTTGCCTAAAACGATCAATTCCATCAGTTCTTCCCAGTCATTTTTTAACTGCCGTTCTTCTTCTTCATTGGGGGACCAAATAAGCGGAGAGCCAACATGACGCTGGCTGAGTGGGATTTCGCGCTCTCCTTCGACAGGAATCCAAAGTACGCGTGAAAGTTTATTGCGTACATGGCTCTGTTCCCAGGTTAAACCATGAACCCCAATTAATGGAGCGACACACACAAATGTGGTTTCTAGAGGTTTACCTGTGTAGCTAATCGGTATGGTTTTTAGTTCAATTCCGAGCTGTTCGAAATCTTGTTGTGGTTTGCTGCCTGCCGTTGCACCAAGATGCCATTCCAGCAGTTGACCGACCCAACCTTTATCGCGCTTTAGATCCGGTGGAACTGTCATGCCAGCTTCACTTGCTAACTCTGCAAAGTTCATTCCTGCAATTTCTTGTGCTCGTGCTAGCAGTTCTTGTTCTGATTGAGGTTCTGGTTTCATGATTCTAAAGCGATAAAAGTAAAAACATATTGTAACTGAGAACGGGAATTTTCGAGAAGTTTGTTTTGTGATCATTTTGATTAAAAGATCATCTCTCCAATGGTTATCCACAGTCTCTGGATTTTAAACCATAAAAAATTACTATCTGGATCTATTTACAGTAGTTTAAAGGTTTAAATTTTAGTGGTGTATCGTTCAGTTAACTAAAATATCTCCTTTGAGTGTGGATAAATTGAGACTTGATGGATCTTTGACCGATCTGAGATAACGGTTATAAACAACCATAAATACAGCATTGTTATTTGATGTTTCTTGGTTTTATCTTGTTGTTTTGTATTGGTATTTTGTTTTATTGGTATGCTTTTTTTTCAGTTGTGGTAATGGTGTTGGTGATGAAATGATCACTATAAAACGGATTCTTCACATAGTTATGCACAGAAAAGGTGAATAAATGTGGCCTAGGTCTCAACTGTGTGTTGATAATATCGTGATTGGGTGAAAGTTATCCAAAATACTCAGGAATCACCCATAAATACTGCTTTAATCACATTAGTAAGTTTGCTCCGATTGGGGATATGTGGAAAAATCACGGTAATTGAAGATATTAATAGAGGTTGGCCAGTGATAGATGGCGATGGTTACCGCTTAAATGTGGGAATTGTAATTTGTAACAACCATGGTCAGGTCTTCTGGGCAAAACGATACGGACAACACTCATGGCAGTTTCCTCAAGGGGGAATTGATGATGGGGAAACCCCTGAACAGGCCATGTTTAGGGAGTTATATGAAGAGGTGGGACTGACGAAAAAAGACGTCAAGATCATCGCGACCAGCCGGCATTGGTTACGCTATAAGTTACCTAAGCGTTTGGTCCGGTGGGATTCCAAACCTGTTTGTATCGGCCAAAAACAGAAATGGTTTCTCCTTCGCTTAGATTGTGATGAGTCTAGAATAAACATGCAGCGTGGGAGTTCCCCTGAATTCGATGGCTGGCGTTGGGTCAGCTACTGGTACCCAGTAAGACAAGTGGTTTCTTTTAAACGCGATGTTTATCGTCGAGCGATGAAAGAGTTTGCCTCAATGGCAATGCCCTTTAAAGAACGCAGAACAAAAGGTAAACGTAAACACCGAAGAGGATAGACATGCTTTCTCAACTAAGGGAAATAGTTGAACAAGTTTCCAAAGTCGAAGAGGTACATTTGGCGCTGGAAATTTTAGTTAAGCAAACGTGCAGTGCGATGAACACGGAGTGCTGCACCGTCTATTTTGCTAATGAAGAAATGCATCGTCTTGAGCTTATGGCAACGCAAGGTCTTCGGTTCAAAGGTGATAAAATTTGCATTGGCTTTAATGAAGGTTTGGTCGGCTTAGTAAAAAGGACGGCAGAACCACTCAACTTAGCTGAAGCGTCCAAACATCCTCATTACAAATATTTCTCTGAGCTTGGTGAAGAGGTTTACCAAAGCTTTCTCGCAACGCCAATCATCTACCGAAAACAAGTCTTAGGCGTTTTAGTTGTTCAGCAAAAAGAGCCCCGTCAATTTGACGAGATGGAAGAGTCATTCCTAGTGACGCTTGCAGCGCAGCTTGCGGTGATCATTGCTCATGCCCAAACACAAGGCTTATGGCGATTAGAGAAGAAACAACAGGCCATTAAAGGTATTCCTGCTTCTCCTGGGGTCGCTATCGGGGAATTTTGGTGGGATGACACGCAACCCGATCTTTCGCAAGTTTCGCCGGCATCAACCTTAAACGTCGAACAAGAACAAGAATGGTTGCTTCTTGCGATCGAAGAAGCATTGAATGATTTTCGCCGGATGCGTAAAAAGCTCGACAGTGAGATAAATAAAGATGCGCTGGCGATTTTCGATCTCTTTACCCACCTACTCAACGATCCAATGCTGCGCAAAGATCTGAAAGCGAAGATCCAAAAAGGCGATCGCGCTGATTGGGCCTTACGTCAGGTAGTCGAGGCGTATTCAAACCGCTTCGCCCGAATGTCTGATGTTTATCTACGAGAAAGAGCGCAAGACATTCGAGAGCTTGGGCAGCGATTACTTTTTTTCCTCCACAACACCGAAAAAGAGCAGCAGGTTTTTGAGCGCCCGGTGATCATGGTAGTGCGTGAGTTAACCGCGTCGTTGCTGGCATCAGTACCTAAAGAGATGTTGCTTGCTGTTATTTCACTGGAGGGGGCGGCCAATTCACATGCGGCAATTTTATCGAGGGCGTTAGGTATTCCTGCGATCATGGGCGTTAACCTCAACTTGAAAGGGATTAACGGCCGGACAGGGGTTGTGGATGGTTATTCCGGTAAAATTCTGGTTTCACCAAATAAACAATTACTGAAAGAATATCGGGCTCTGGCTAACGAAGAGCGAGAGCTTGCTCGGTTGGTTAACCGCCGCATTGAAAAGCCTGCGTGCACCAAAGATGGTGAACGAATTGAAGTGCTGCTTAATGCTGGTTTGAGCGCTGATACCAACATTGCCATTAATGAAGGTGTTGATGGAGTCGGGTTGTACCGCACCGAGATCTCTTTCTTACTTCAACATCGTTTTCCTTCAGAAGAAGAGCAAACACAACAGTATCAGGCGGTACTGCGTGCCTATCCTAACAAACGTGTTGTTATGCGGACGTTGGATGTCGGTGGTGATAAAGCGCTGCCGTACCTACCGATTGAAGAGGACAATCCTTTCCTTGGTTGGCGAGGCATTCGTTTTACTCTCGATCATCCTGATATTTTTTTGATGCAGCTTAGAGCCATGCTTAGAGCGAGCGCAGAGCATAATAACTTGAGCATTTTGCTGCCAATGGTGTCTGCAACTCAAGAACTTGACGATGCCATCATGTTGATCCATCAAGCCTATCAAGAAGTGGTAGCGTTGGATGAACGTATTGTCATGCCCCCGATAGGGGTCATGATTGAAGTCCCTTCCATGCTTTATTTATTGCCGCTGATCTCAAAGAAAATTGACTTTGTATCGGTAGGTACCAATGACCTAACTCAATACTTGCTCGCCGTTGATCGCAATAATTCTCGGGTTTCTGATGTATATGAGTCATTGCATCCTTCTGTGATCATGGCGTTGGCTCATATTCATCAAAGCTGTCAGCAATTGGATTTGCCTGTATGCATCTGTGGTGAGTTAGCTGGTGATCCTATTGGTGCTTTATTGCTAATTGGCCTTGGTTATCGCAGTTTGAGTATGAATACATCGAATGTCGCCAAGGTTAAATACCTTTTACGTCACACTGAAGCAGAAGAGCTGAAGCAGTTAGCTTATGAAGCATTAAAGCAGCCGTATGGCCAAAATATCTATGCTATGATGCAGGCATTTCTCGAAGATAAGGGCTTTGCGGGCTTCATTCGCGCAGGTAAGAAATAGGTTTTTAGGTGACGATAGGGTTATTAGCGCTGTTATTGTTGTTAGGGGCTGTCGTAGGGGTATTGGCTGGTCTGCTTGGCATTGGCGGTGGCTTGATGGTGGTACCTGCGTTGCTTTTCTTATTACCAAAATCAGGTATTGAGCCTGACATTACCATGCATATTGCTTTGGCTACCTCTCTCGCAACCATCATTGCAACCTCGGGCTCTTCTGCTCTCAACCATCTAAAATTGGGCAATGTCGATATGTTTGTCATCAAGTGGTTGATGCCCGGCGTGCTAGTCGGGGCATTTGTGGGAGCGAATCTGGCTGAACTGATCCCTGGGCAATATTTACCTAAGGTCTTTGCTGTGATTGTGCTGTTTCTTGCAATGCAAATGCTGTTAACTATTCGCTCGGAAACGCAACGAAGACTACCAGGGATCTGGAAGACATTACTCAGTGGCACTGGGATCGGTGTTATTTCCAGCTTAGCTGGTATTGGTGGTGGCTCACTCTCTGTACCTTATCTTAATCGCCATGGCGTTGAAATGCGCCGCGCTGTTGGTTCTTCCTCTGTTTGTGGATTGGTCATTGCTATTTCGGGGATGCTGGGCTTTATCCTTCATGGATATCAGGTTGAAAATTTACCGCCTTACAGCCTTGGATATGTTTATCTTCCCGCACTGATTGCTATCGCTTCGACATCAATATTAACCACGAAAGTCGGTGCGAAATTGGCGACGACAATGCCGACAAAACAATTAAAGAAAATTTTTGCTGTATTTTTGCTATTTGTAGCAGGAACTATGCTGCTATAAAGCACTCTCACCTAATTAATCGACACTATAAAGAGTATTACGTATGTCTCAAGGATACCTTGAATTCCCCAATATAGACCCAGTACTGTTCTCCATCGGGCCAGTGTCTGTACGCTGGTATGGTCTGATGTATTTGGTTGGTTTTGTTTTCGCATTGTGGTTGGCAAACCGACGTGCTGATAAGCCTGGCAGTGGTTGGACCCGTGAGCAGGTATCGGACTTACTTTTCGCTGGATTCCTTGGGGTGGTCATTGGTGGCCGTGTTGGTTACGTCCTTTTTTATAACTTTAACCTGTTTCTTGCCGACCCTTTGTACCTATTCAAAGTGTGGACGGGTGGAATGTCATTCCACGGTGGTTTACTTGGTGTGATCACGGCAATGTTCTGGTATGCCTATAAGAATGGTCGAACTTTCTTTGGTGTGGCTGACTTTATCGCGCCATTAGTTCCGTTTGGTCTTGGTATGGGACGCTTAGGTAACTTTATGAACAGTGAGCTATGGGGACGCGTCACGGACGTGCCTTGGGCGTTTGTATTCCCAAATGGTGGACCTTTGCCACGTCATCCATCTCAGCTATACGAAATGCTTTTAGAAGGTATCGTACTGTTCTTTATTCTTAACTGGTTTATCAAAAAGCCTCGTCCGTTGGGTTCGGTATCTGGGTTATTCCTAGCAGGATATGGTACATTCCGTTTCTTGGTTGAGTATGTTCGTGAACCGGATGCGCATTTAGGATTGTTCGGTGGATTTATTTCTATGGGACAAATTCTATCGCTGCCGATGGTGATCATTGGCATCTTAATGATGATTTGGGCATACAAACGCGGCCACTATTCAGATTCAGAAACCAAGCAAGCAGTTAAGTAAGGAATTGGTGTGAAACAGTATCTCGAACTCTGTCAGCGAATTGTTGACCAAGGTGTATGGGTAGAAAATGAACGTACAGGCAAGCGTTGCCTGACCGTAGTCAATGCGGATCTAACCTATGATGTTGGTAACAATCAGTTCCCGCTAGTGACCACACGTAAGAGTTTTTGGAAAGCCGCAGTTGCTGAGTTACTGGGTTACATTCGGGGTTATGACAACGCTGAAGATTTTCGTAAACTTGGAACCAAAACGTGGGATGCGAATGCGAACTTAAACGACGCTTGGTTGAATAACCCATATCGTAAGGGTGAAGACGATATGGGGCGTGTTTATGGTGTTCAGGGGCGTGCTTGGGCTAAGCCTGATGGTGGCCATATTGACCAGTTACGTAAAATTGTTGATGACTTAACTCGTGGTGTAGATGACCGTGGTGAGATCCTTAATTTCTACAACCCCGGTGAGTTCCATATGGGATGCTTGCGTCCTTGTATGTACAGCCATCATTTCTCTTTGCTAGGTGATACCCTGTACTTAAATAGTACCCAGCGTTCGTGTGATGTGCCGCTTGGTCTGAACTTCAATATGGTTCAGGTTTATGTATTCTTGGCAATTATGGCGCAAATTACCGGTAAGAAAGCGGGAATGGCCTATCACAAAATCGTCAATGCCCACATCTACGAAGATCAGCTGGAGTTGATGCGAGATGTACAGCTTAAACGTGAGCCGTTGTCACCTGCAACATTCCATATCAACCCTAAAATTACCTCATTAGAAGATCTAGAAACTTGGGTAACGCTTGATGACTTCTGGGTAGAAGGGTATGAATGTCACGAAGCGATTAAGTATCCATTCTCGGTTTAATCTAAAATAAGAACAAAACGAAAAGCTGCCTAGTGCAGCTTTTTTTATCTTTGTCATTAACCAGCGGGATAAACAGAATAAAAAAAGGGCTTACTATGTAAGCCCTTGCTGTCATCGATGGATTTACGACTAAACGGTTAGCGCTAGAATCGTACCTGGCATAACCAAGAACACAGCAACGAGATAACCAGCAACAACTGCTTTATTCTTGATTGCCAGCTCAGAAATCAATTCAGAGCCTTTCACTGGAATCTCACGTAGGAACGGAATACCAAAGATAAATACGGTGGCTAGAATATTAAAGACTAAGTGAACCAAGGCAATTTGTAGTGCAAATACTGCAAACTCACCAGAAACTGCGGTAGCTGCTAACAGGGCAGTAATACACGTGCCGATGTTTGCGCCCAAAGTGAATGGGTAGATGTCACGCACTTTCAGTACACCCGAACCTACAAGTGGTACCATCAAGCTAGTCGTTGTTGATGAAGACTGAACCAAAACCGTTACGATAGAGCCTGATGCGATGCCATGGATTGGACCACGTCCGATTGCGTTTTTCAGGATTTCACGAGCTCGGCCAACCATAAGGCTCTTCATTAGCTTACCCATCACAGTGATTGCAACAAAAATAGTCGCGATACCGAGTAGGATAAGCAATACACCGCCGATGGTGTCGCCAAACGTTGCTAGTGGCTCTTTGATCGCACTTACAACTGGCTTAGTGATAGGTTTAATGAAGTTAAACCCTTTAATGCTCATATCACCAGTTGCGAGTAGTGGAGAAACCAACCAGTGTGAAGCTTTTTCAAGGATGCCAAACATCATCTCTAACGGTAGGAAGATAACTACAGCTAATAGATTGAAGAAGTCGTGGATTGTGGCACTGGCAAAAGCACGCTTAAACTCTTCTTTGCAGCGCACGTGACCCAGAGAAACGAGCGTGTTGGTTACAGTGGTACCAATATTGGCACCCATTACCATCGGAATTGCGGTTTCTACAGGTAGGCCACCAGCAACCAGACCGACGATAATTGATGTAACAGTACTAGAAGACTGAATAAGAGCCGTTGCGACGAGACCGATCATTAGGCCCGCAACTGGGTGAGCGGCGAACTCAAATAATACTTTAGCTTGATCACCTGTCGCCCATTTAAATCCACTGCCTACCATAGATACTGCTAGAAGCAGCAAATACAACATGAATGCCAAGTTAGCCCAGCGCAGCCAACGTGTCGTGCTCGACACTGGAGCTGCTGTAGTAGTAGCTTGGTTCATCATAACTTTCTCCGTTGACCGTTTTCTTACTGTATTGGTCTGTAGTTGAAACTGAGGCCGATATTAGGGAGGAAATATTTCAGTAATATTACAGAGTGCTGTCATAAAGTAGATTTTATTGATAGGGCGCACTTTTAGCTGTAATTAGGTTTTTACATAATGTTTAATGCATTGAATTTATTAGGATAATTGGTGTGTGCTTTGGTTCTCAATTTGAGCTTGCAAATTGTTTAAAACCTCTGATTATTACTGAAACTTGGTAACGCCACTGTCATATTTGATGTTTAAATTTCGAAAAAAATAGTGAAATTT encodes the following:
- a CDS encoding NADP(H)-dependent aldo-keto reductase encodes the protein MQYTKLPHSSLEVSKICLGTMTYGEQNDQQDAFNQLDYAVDHGVNFIDTAEMYPVPPKAKTQGSTESYLGRWLEKSGKREKVVLATKVAGPRNLPYIRDNMSLDRRNIHLALDDSLKRLKTDYIDLYQLHWPQRETNCFGQLNYSYPSTQEEVTLIETLEALAELVRAGKIRYIGVSNETPWGVMTLLRLAEKHELPRIVSIQNPYNLLNRSFEVGLSEISHYEGVQLLAYSPLAFGCLSGKYLHGAKPEGARCTRWERFARYFTPQGIKATEAYVQLAREHGIDPAQMALAFVNKRPFVAANIIGATNLEQLKMNIESIDVTLSDELLTGIQEIGTTYSNPCP
- the vpsR gene encoding cyclic-di-GMP-binding transcriptional regulator VpsR (Not actually a response regulator, but instead a cyclic-di-GMP-binding transcription factor.), whose amino-acid sequence is MGSQFRMDSVPGSLIVVGGTYEPWLSVLEQVGWRCTQCADLRKADALFSETGPCIGIVDLSHDEFSLNGIANLVSNHKQVRWLAFIRESQLSSDTICQFIVNFCIDFFTAPIPDAQLLSTIGHQLGMLKLEKKVWPHYGNMNDMGLIGDSIPMKRLRDQIKRIGPTDVSILIYGESGTGKETVARAVHKTSARAQKEFISVNCRAMSERRLECDLFGINREDDTQVSILERADGGTILLNDILTLPKSQQLNLLRFLQEGTVETVNGRKEVDVRILAANSADIEKALIDGDFNEELYHYINVLRINVPSLKERAGDIAILARHFLQEYSKEYNAQARSFTEEATRALTRYHWPGNVRELMNQIKRVVLMSDTVMLDEPHLDLPKRSDGKRSLKSIRERSERDALLLVLESHSGQVSMAAKELGVSRATMYRLLNKHNLISDNAI
- the rppH gene encoding RNA pyrophosphohydrolase — translated: MIDGDGYRLNVGIVICNNHGQVFWAKRYGQHSWQFPQGGIDDGETPEQAMFRELYEEVGLTKKDVKIIATSRHWLRYKLPKRLVRWDSKPVCIGQKQKWFLLRLDCDESRINMQRGSSPEFDGWRWVSYWYPVRQVVSFKRDVYRRAMKEFASMAMPFKERRTKGKRKHRRG
- a CDS encoding Na/Pi symporter; amino-acid sequence: MMNQATTTAAPVSSTTRWLRWANLAFMLYLLLLAVSMVGSGFKWATGDQAKVLFEFAAHPVAGLMIGLVATALIQSSSTVTSIIVGLVAGGLPVETAIPMVMGANIGTTVTNTLVSLGHVRCKEEFKRAFASATIHDFFNLLAVVIFLPLEMMFGILEKASHWLVSPLLATGDMSIKGFNFIKPITKPVVSAIKEPLATFGDTIGGVLLILLGIATIFVAITVMGKLMKSLMVGRAREILKNAIGRGPIHGIASGSIVTVLVQSSSTTTSLMVPLVGSGVLKVRDIYPFTLGANIGTCITALLAATAVSGEFAVFALQIALVHLVFNILATVFIFGIPFLREIPVKGSELISELAIKNKAVVAGYLVAVFLVMPGTILALTV
- the lgt gene encoding prolipoprotein diacylglyceryl transferase: MSQGYLEFPNIDPVLFSIGPVSVRWYGLMYLVGFVFALWLANRRADKPGSGWTREQVSDLLFAGFLGVVIGGRVGYVLFYNFNLFLADPLYLFKVWTGGMSFHGGLLGVITAMFWYAYKNGRTFFGVADFIAPLVPFGLGMGRLGNFMNSELWGRVTDVPWAFVFPNGGPLPRHPSQLYEMLLEGIVLFFILNWFIKKPRPLGSVSGLFLAGYGTFRFLVEYVREPDAHLGLFGGFISMGQILSLPMVIIGILMMIWAYKRGHYSDSETKQAVK
- the ptsP gene encoding phosphoenolpyruvate--protein phosphotransferase, with protein sequence MLSQLREIVEQVSKVEEVHLALEILVKQTCSAMNTECCTVYFANEEMHRLELMATQGLRFKGDKICIGFNEGLVGLVKRTAEPLNLAEASKHPHYKYFSELGEEVYQSFLATPIIYRKQVLGVLVVQQKEPRQFDEMEESFLVTLAAQLAVIIAHAQTQGLWRLEKKQQAIKGIPASPGVAIGEFWWDDTQPDLSQVSPASTLNVEQEQEWLLLAIEEALNDFRRMRKKLDSEINKDALAIFDLFTHLLNDPMLRKDLKAKIQKGDRADWALRQVVEAYSNRFARMSDVYLRERAQDIRELGQRLLFFLHNTEKEQQVFERPVIMVVRELTASLLASVPKEMLLAVISLEGAANSHAAILSRALGIPAIMGVNLNLKGINGRTGVVDGYSGKILVSPNKQLLKEYRALANEERELARLVNRRIEKPACTKDGERIEVLLNAGLSADTNIAINEGVDGVGLYRTEISFLLQHRFPSEEEQTQQYQAVLRAYPNKRVVMRTLDVGGDKALPYLPIEEDNPFLGWRGIRFTLDHPDIFLMQLRAMLRASAEHNNLSILLPMVSATQELDDAIMLIHQAYQEVVALDERIVMPPIGVMIEVPSMLYLLPLISKKIDFVSVGTNDLTQYLLAVDRNNSRVSDVYESLHPSVIMALAHIHQSCQQLDLPVCICGELAGDPIGALLLIGLGYRSLSMNTSNVAKVKYLLRHTEAEELKQLAYEALKQPYGQNIYAMMQAFLEDKGFAGFIRAGKK
- a CDS encoding DUF6482 family protein, with protein sequence MQKTQLNKWIHGHHKDSYQPPKVFIIGCSDLQQYLVAVEYKHKLEPVKVDDEPLHFDSLELVKEELIKLGVEKAYLRLHNTYDEFGNQELDGYSDEEIPLITH
- a CDS encoding thymidylate synthase — protein: MKQYLELCQRIVDQGVWVENERTGKRCLTVVNADLTYDVGNNQFPLVTTRKSFWKAAVAELLGYIRGYDNAEDFRKLGTKTWDANANLNDAWLNNPYRKGEDDMGRVYGVQGRAWAKPDGGHIDQLRKIVDDLTRGVDDRGEILNFYNPGEFHMGCLRPCMYSHHFSLLGDTLYLNSTQRSCDVPLGLNFNMVQVYVFLAIMAQITGKKAGMAYHKIVNAHIYEDQLELMRDVQLKREPLSPATFHINPKITSLEDLETWVTLDDFWVEGYECHEAIKYPFSV
- a CDS encoding sulfite exporter TauE/SafE family protein, giving the protein MTIGLLALLLLLGAVVGVLAGLLGIGGGLMVVPALLFLLPKSGIEPDITMHIALATSLATIIATSGSSALNHLKLGNVDMFVIKWLMPGVLVGAFVGANLAELIPGQYLPKVFAVIVLFLAMQMLLTIRSETQRRLPGIWKTLLSGTGIGVISSLAGIGGGSLSVPYLNRHGVEMRRAVGSSSVCGLVIAISGMLGFILHGYQVENLPPYSLGYVYLPALIAIASTSILTTKVGAKLATTMPTKQLKKIFAVFLLFVAGTMLL
- a CDS encoding DUF1127 domain-containing protein, which produces MRHSVYLTLATMLVKADLRREEREWKRKVRRSAHDLPWYNAHLLRDIGLEQDGRTIGHSEPDAVKAERRIRHLRRVLSARIIT
- the mutH gene encoding DNA mismatch repair endonuclease MutH, producing MKPEPQSEQELLARAQEIAGMNFAELASEAGMTVPPDLKRDKGWVGQLLEWHLGATAGSKPQQDFEQLGIELKTIPISYTGKPLETTFVCVAPLIGVHGLTWEQSHVRNKLSRVLWIPVEGEREIPLSQRHVGSPLIWSPNEEEERQLKNDWEELMELIVLGKVEQICARHGEVLQLRPKAANSRVKTEAYGASGKPIKTLPRGFYLRTQFTSHILEKYFV